In Mycteria americana isolate JAX WOST 10 ecotype Jacksonville Zoo and Gardens chromosome 3, USCA_MyAme_1.0, whole genome shotgun sequence, a single genomic region encodes these proteins:
- the COX7A2 gene encoding cytochrome c oxidase subunit 7A2, mitochondrial has protein sequence MWRNLLGLRQISQRTISTASRRQFENRVPEKQKLFQEDNGIPVHLKGGVMDALLYRVTTGLTVFGTAYVVYQLLVASMPKKQK, from the exons ATGTGGCGGAACCTGCTG GGTCTTCGCCAAATTTCCCAGAGGACCATAAGCACTGCTTCACGCAGGCAGTTTGAAAATAGAGTTCCTgagaagcaaaagctttttcaG GAGGATAATGGCATCCCAGTGCATCTTAAAGGTGGCGTAATGGATGCTCTGTTGTATAGAGTCACCACGGGTCTTACTGTTTTTG GAACAGCCTATGTTGTTTACCAGCTGCTTGTCGCTTCAATGCCCAAGAAGCAGAAATGA